The following are encoded together in the Pseudomonas sp. IB20 genome:
- the ampC gene encoding class C beta-lactamase → MPQLSLLGVRNLTALAALLAAGNCLAANDLQAVVDASVKPLMQQQAIPGLAVAVVQNGKAQYFNYGTASKETQQPVSENTLFEIGSVSKTFTATLGGYAQATGKLKLSDKASEHLSVLAGSAFDQISLLQLATYTAGGLPLQFPDAADSAETMLGYFQHWKPTYGPGAQRLYSNPSIGLFGYLSAQSLGQPFNVALQKTLLPKLGLNNTHVSVPADKRGLYAQGYDKNLKPTRVSPGALDSEAYGIKTSTQDLAHYVMVNMHPETLDKPLQQAIAATHAGYYTVNGMTQGLGWERYPYPITLQALLEGNSTPMAMEPHKANWLTPAQPQPANVLYNKTGSTGGFGAYVVYVPSKDMGVVILANKNYPNAERVKVAYAILSAMDH, encoded by the coding sequence ATGCCCCAACTGTCCTTGCTTGGAGTACGTAATTTAACGGCTCTGGCCGCATTGCTCGCCGCCGGCAACTGCCTGGCCGCAAACGACCTGCAAGCCGTGGTAGACGCCAGCGTAAAACCGTTAATGCAACAACAGGCCATCCCGGGCCTCGCGGTCGCTGTCGTACAAAACGGCAAGGCGCAATACTTTAACTACGGGACTGCCTCAAAGGAAACCCAGCAGCCCGTCAGCGAAAACACCCTGTTTGAAATCGGCTCGGTGAGCAAAACCTTTACCGCCACCCTTGGCGGTTATGCCCAGGCGACCGGCAAGCTCAAGCTCTCGGACAAGGCCAGCGAGCACCTGTCCGTTCTGGCCGGCAGCGCCTTTGACCAGATCAGCCTGCTGCAACTGGCGACCTACACCGCAGGCGGCCTGCCCCTGCAGTTTCCGGATGCTGCCGACAGCGCCGAGACCATGCTCGGCTATTTCCAGCACTGGAAACCGACTTACGGGCCGGGCGCACAACGCCTGTATTCCAACCCGAGCATCGGGCTGTTCGGCTACCTGTCGGCGCAAAGCCTTGGCCAGCCGTTCAACGTTGCCTTGCAGAAAACCCTGCTGCCCAAGCTGGGCTTGAACAACACCCACGTCAGCGTGCCTGCTGACAAGCGCGGCCTGTACGCCCAAGGCTACGACAAGAATCTGAAACCCACACGCGTCAGCCCCGGCGCACTGGACAGCGAAGCCTACGGCATCAAGACCAGCACCCAGGACCTGGCTCACTACGTGATGGTGAACATGCACCCGGAAACCTTGGATAAGCCGCTGCAACAAGCCATCGCCGCGACCCACGCCGGTTACTACACCGTGAACGGCATGACCCAGGGCCTGGGTTGGGAGCGCTACCCTTACCCGATCACGCTGCAAGCGTTGCTGGAGGGCAACTCCACGCCCATGGCGATGGAGCCGCACAAGGCCAATTGGCTGACGCCGGCACAGCCGCAACCGGCCAACGTGCTGTACAACAAAACCGGCTCAACCGGCGGGTTTGGCGCGTACGTGGTGTACGTGCCAAGCAAGGACATGGGCGTGGTCATTCTGGCGAACAAGAACTACCCGAATGCTGAGCGGGTCAAGGTGGCTTATGCGATCTTGAGTGCGATGGATCACTAA
- a CDS encoding aminotransferase-like domain-containing protein has protein sequence MPRARYKSLVDTYAEDIRSGALAPGTRLPTHRQLAADHGLALVTASRVYTELEAMGLVSGETGRGTFVREISLPPGQGSGQMSVATGMLDLNFNYPSLPGQADLLRTALRQLALSGDLDALLRYQPHAGRLHERAVVARHLLSRGLSVEAEQVLVVSGAQHGLAVTMMALLKPGDVVAVDALTYSGFKVLAETLHLEIVAIPVTAGGPDLDALQRLCSKRPVRAVYSIPTLHNPLGWVMSLAQREQLVSIARQHHLIIIEDAAYAFLAAEAPPPLATLAPECTVYVGGFSKSVATGLRVGFVAAPAPWVKKLERTIMATTWNVPGVMSALAVAWIEDGTVAQLEAQKRQDAQARQALAAQVLKGVEYISHPSSYFLWLPLGEDARADQVAMVLQREGICVSTAEPFTVSAIVPHALRLALGSVDMAALREALVTVREVVRW, from the coding sequence ATGCCACGCGCCCGCTACAAGTCGTTGGTCGACACCTACGCCGAGGACATCCGCAGCGGCGCACTGGCGCCCGGCACACGCTTGCCCACCCACCGGCAATTGGCCGCCGACCACGGCCTGGCGCTGGTCACCGCCAGCCGGGTGTACACCGAGCTTGAGGCCATGGGCCTGGTCAGTGGTGAAACCGGGCGGGGCACTTTTGTGCGTGAGATTTCGTTACCGCCGGGGCAGGGCAGTGGGCAGATGAGCGTCGCAACCGGCATGCTCGACCTCAACTTCAACTACCCGTCGTTGCCGGGCCAGGCCGATCTGTTGCGCACGGCTTTGCGCCAACTGGCGCTGTCGGGCGACCTCGACGCCTTGCTGCGTTACCAGCCCCACGCTGGCCGCCTGCACGAGCGCGCGGTGGTGGCGCGGCACCTGTTGAGCCGGGGCCTGAGTGTTGAGGCCGAGCAGGTGCTGGTGGTCAGCGGCGCGCAGCATGGGCTGGCGGTGACCATGATGGCGTTGCTCAAGCCTGGGGATGTGGTCGCCGTCGATGCACTGACCTATTCAGGCTTCAAGGTGCTGGCCGAAACCCTGCACCTGGAAATCGTCGCCATCCCGGTCACTGCCGGCGGCCCGGACCTGGACGCACTGCAACGCCTGTGCAGCAAGCGCCCGGTGCGCGCGGTGTACAGCATTCCGACCTTGCACAACCCGTTGGGCTGGGTGATGAGCCTGGCGCAGCGCGAGCAACTGGTCAGCATTGCCCGTCAGCACCACCTGATAATCATCGAGGACGCGGCCTACGCGTTTCTGGCCGCAGAGGCACCGCCGCCACTGGCGACCTTGGCGCCTGAGTGCACGGTGTACGTCGGCGGGTTTTCCAAGAGCGTCGCCACCGGCTTGCGCGTGGGGTTTGTTGCAGCGCCGGCGCCGTGGGTAAAGAAGCTGGAACGCACCATCATGGCCACCACTTGGAACGTGCCCGGGGTGATGAGCGCGCTGGCCGTGGCCTGGATCGAGGACGGCACCGTCGCGCAGTTGGAAGCGCAAAAACGACAGGATGCCCAGGCGCGGCAGGCCTTGGCGGCGCAGGTGCTCAAAGGCGTGGAGTACATCAGCCACCCGTCATCGTATTTTCTGTGGTTGCCGCTGGGGGAGGACGCGCGGGCTGATCAGGTCGCCATGGTGTTGCAGCGCGAGGGTATTTGCGTGTCCACCGCCGAGCCGTTTACGGTGTCGGCGATCGTGCCGCATGCGTTGCGGTTGGCGCTGGGCTCGGTGGACATGGCGGCGCTGCGTGAGGCGCTGGTGACGGTGCGCGAAGTGGTGCGGTGGTGA
- a CDS encoding DUF6434 domain-containing protein codes for MDFDWHSDPITRATPVTPHYKNTQNVRRFMLLHCGPAFKFDRPFMAWIRNDIPKTLGDVVVEWQRRNEDSRP; via the coding sequence ATGGATTTTGACTGGCACAGCGACCCCATCACCCGCGCTACGCCCGTGACGCCACACTACAAAAATACCCAGAACGTACGCCGCTTCATGCTTTTACACTGTGGCCCCGCGTTCAAGTTCGACCGGCCATTCATGGCCTGGATTCGCAACGACATTCCCAAGACCCTGGGCGATGTGGTGGTTGAGTGGCAACGTCGAAACGAGGACTCACGCCC
- a CDS encoding LysR family transcriptional regulator — MLRSHLPLNALRAFEASARHLSFTRAAIELCVTQAAVSHQVKSLEAQLNVTLFKRLPRGLMLTSEGETLLPVVRESFDRIAQTLSQFEGGHYREVLTVGAVGTFTVGWLLPRLPDFQARYPFIDLRLSTHNNRVDVAAEGLDYAIRFGAGAWHGTDACELLAAPLTVLCTPTLAEQLRTPADLLKHTLLRSYRADEWTQWFQAAGLPADTVVPRSIVFDSSLAMMEAALQGIGVALAPAMMFSRQLATDAIRQPFEVGITTGSYWLTRLQSRVETAAMLAFRGWLEELSTAQRKLS, encoded by the coding sequence ATGCTGCGTTCCCACCTGCCGCTCAATGCCTTGCGCGCCTTTGAGGCGTCGGCTCGCCATTTGAGCTTCACCCGCGCGGCCATTGAGTTATGTGTGACCCAGGCGGCGGTCAGCCATCAGGTCAAAAGCCTGGAAGCCCAACTCAATGTCACGTTGTTCAAGCGCCTGCCACGCGGTTTGATGCTCACCAGCGAAGGCGAAACCCTGCTACCGGTGGTGCGCGAATCGTTTGATCGCATCGCCCAGACCCTCAGCCAGTTCGAAGGCGGGCATTACCGTGAAGTGCTCACCGTTGGCGCGGTGGGCACTTTTACTGTGGGCTGGCTGCTGCCGCGCCTGCCGGACTTTCAGGCGCGCTACCCGTTTATCGACCTGCGCCTGTCCACCCATAACAACCGCGTTGACGTGGCCGCCGAAGGCCTGGATTACGCGATCCGCTTCGGCGCCGGGGCCTGGCACGGCACGGATGCCTGTGAGCTGCTCGCAGCCCCGCTGACCGTGTTGTGTACACCCACGCTTGCCGAACAATTGCGCACGCCAGCCGACCTGTTGAAGCATACCTTGCTGCGCTCCTACCGCGCCGATGAGTGGACTCAATGGTTCCAGGCCGCCGGCCTGCCCGCTGACACCGTGGTGCCGCGCAGCATCGTGTTCGACTCGTCGCTGGCGATGATGGAAGCGGCGCTGCAAGGCATCGGCGTGGCGCTGGCACCGGCGATGATGTTCTCGCGGCAATTGGCCACGGATGCGATTCGCCAGCCGTTCGAGGTGGGCATCACCACCGGCAGTTACTGGCTGACACGCTTGCAGTCGCGGGTTGAAACAGCCGCCATGTTGGCGTTCAGGGGGTGGCTGGAGGAACTGTCGACAGCGCAGCGAAAACTGTCTTAA
- a CDS encoding two-partner secretion domain-containing protein — translation MSKAAANIILNEVNGGSPSHCAATPKWRGSRPMYRRQPYGISCNGCGFIKPQATLTTGSGIENGQISRYQVDQGSVAIEGAGLNATNVDQFEIITRATTINAQIQRELTVIAGRNDVDAQSLKTTARADDGSAKPELAIDSSALGGMYAGAIKLVGTEAGVGVKLDGTLAASGGDIQLDANGHLSMAQTSATGNVKVTAQNVNLTDKVYATGNVQITSAQGLVNQQSVAAGQRIELNATTVTNPGIIEAGVAADNSRNATGDLVVNAQTVNTSGNLLASRALAISAAQTLTNQGAIIQAKTVSVSTAKLTNQGATARRRAI, via the coding sequence ATTTCAAAGGCCGCCGCCAATATCATCCTCAACGAAGTCAACGGCGGCAGCCCCAGCCACTGCGCGGCTACACCGAAGTGGCGGGGCAGTCGGCCCATGTATCGTCGCCAACCCTACGGCATCAGCTGCAACGGCTGCGGCTTTATCAAACCCCAAGCCACGCTCACCACCGGAAGCGGTATCGAAAACGGCCAGATCAGTCGCTACCAAGTCGACCAAGGCAGCGTCGCCATCGAAGGCGCCGGCTTGAATGCCACCAACGTCGACCAGTTCGAAATCATCACCCGCGCGACCACCATTAACGCGCAAATCCAGCGTGAATTGACCGTGATCGCCGGGCGTAACGACGTCGATGCCCAAAGCCTGAAAACCACCGCGCGCGCTGACGACGGCAGCGCCAAACCAGAATTGGCCATCGATTCCTCGGCGCTGGGCGGCATGTACGCCGGTGCGATCAAACTGGTCGGCACCGAAGCCGGTGTGGGCGTGAAACTCGACGGCACACTGGCCGCCAGCGGCGGCGATATCCAGCTGGATGCCAACGGCCACTTGAGCATGGCGCAGACGTCGGCCACCGGTAACGTCAAAGTCACCGCGCAGAACGTCAACCTTACCGACAAGGTCTACGCCACCGGCAACGTGCAGATCACCAGCGCCCAAGGCTTGGTCAACCAGCAGAGCGTGGCTGCCGGCCAACGCATCGAACTCAACGCGACCACCGTCACCAACCCCGGTATCATCGAAGCCGGTGTGGCAGCGGACAACAGCCGCAACGCCACTGGCGACCTGGTGGTGAACGCGCAGACCGTCAACACCAGCGGCAATCTGCTGGCCAGCCGCGCCTTGGCGATCAGCGCCGCGCAAACGCTGACCAACCAGGGCGCGATCATCCAGGCCAAAACCGTCAGCGTCAGCACCGCCAAGCTGACCAACCAAGGCGCCACCGCGCGACGGCGAGCAATATGA
- a CDS encoding YceI family protein has product MSLVVLLALVSGWFASAQAVEYKDVNRTASQISFTFQQFGQRVYGTFSDFEGTLSFDTQKPEAARALLKIQLASIDAGSQDANTQLQQAAWFDTATYPVGVYESSGATALGDNRYKITGNLTIKGITRPVDITVLLKEQSGIGVFDGEFVLKRADFKIGEGEWAGNSVVSNDINIKFKMVAPQR; this is encoded by the coding sequence ATGTCCCTGGTCGTCCTGCTGGCCCTCGTCTCTGGTTGGTTTGCCAGCGCCCAGGCGGTGGAATACAAAGACGTTAACCGTACGGCCAGCCAGATCAGCTTTACCTTTCAGCAATTCGGGCAGCGGGTGTACGGCACCTTCAGCGACTTTGAGGGCACCCTGAGCTTCGATACGCAAAAGCCCGAAGCGGCGCGTGCGTTGCTCAAGATCCAGCTCGCCAGCATCGATGCCGGCAGCCAGGACGCCAATACCCAGTTGCAACAGGCCGCGTGGTTCGACACAGCGACCTATCCGGTCGGTGTGTATGAATCCAGCGGCGCCACGGCGCTGGGGGATAACCGCTACAAGATCACCGGCAACCTGACGATCAAGGGCATTACGCGGCCGGTGGATATCACGGTGTTGCTCAAGGAGCAAAGCGGCATCGGTGTGTTCGACGGTGAGTTCGTGCTCAAGCGCGCCGACTTCAAGATCGGCGAGGGCGAGTGGGCGGGCAACAGCGTGGTGTCCAACGACATCAACATCAAGTTCAAGATGGTCGCGCCGCAACGCTAG
- a CDS encoding nuclear transport factor 2 family protein: MPNVKVLIGFLCLFTGYVAAAPAPAEKDVAQAVDQLTQAMLHLDLKQLHALTSDKLTYGHSSGKVQNKAQFIADLETHTSAFKTLEMQNQTITLDGDTALVRNHFHALAVNSGVDTPTDIDNFQVWQKQKGQWLLIGRQAYKY; encoded by the coding sequence ATGCCAAACGTCAAAGTGCTGATCGGTTTTCTGTGCCTGTTTACCGGCTACGTCGCAGCTGCGCCTGCCCCCGCCGAGAAGGATGTGGCCCAAGCGGTCGACCAACTGACCCAAGCCATGCTGCACCTGGACCTCAAACAGCTTCACGCCTTGACCTCCGACAAACTCACCTACGGCCACTCCAGCGGCAAGGTGCAGAACAAAGCGCAATTTATCGCGGACCTTGAAACCCACACCAGCGCCTTCAAGACCCTCGAAATGCAGAACCAGACCATCACCCTGGACGGCGACACCGCCCTGGTGCGCAACCACTTTCACGCGCTGGCGGTGAACAGCGGCGTAGACACGCCCACCGACATCGACAACTTCCAGGTCTGGCAGAAGCAAAAAGGCCAATGGCTGCTGATCGGGCGTCAGGCTTACAAGTACTGA
- a CDS encoding DUF2252 family protein produces MKTPRPADRMPHLTQLRNLKMARSAHAYVRGSTVQFYEWLHSQSGRRLPHGPAIWICGDCHAGNLGPTGDTKGRIDMHIRDLDQTVIGNPAHDLVRLALSLATAARGSDLPGVTTARMLEEMMVGYAQAFKDKPDEAPPRPSQVKAGMRSAVERTWKNLARERIESARPTIPLGKHFWSLSRAEKGALQTLCASDDIHQLVTSLKGRPKDAKVELLDSAYWVKGCSSLGLLRYAALLGVGDKEDQEYCLIDIKEAVGAAAPRAARAKMPRDNGRRVVEGARQLSPSLGERMVATRFLDHGFFIRELLPQDMKLELDELSEIDAMHAAGYLARVVGIAHARQMDRDTRKQWMAVLQENRSKQLDAPSWLWTSVVQLVGSHEQGYLNHCRRYALEH; encoded by the coding sequence ATGAAAACCCCGCGCCCCGCCGACCGCATGCCCCACCTCACGCAACTACGCAATTTGAAGATGGCACGCTCCGCCCATGCCTATGTGCGGGGCAGTACGGTGCAGTTTTACGAATGGTTGCACAGCCAGTCCGGCCGCCGCTTGCCCCATGGCCCGGCCATCTGGATCTGCGGCGATTGCCACGCGGGTAATCTCGGCCCGACCGGTGATACCAAAGGCCGTATCGACATGCACATCCGCGACCTCGACCAGACCGTGATCGGCAACCCGGCCCACGACCTGGTGCGCCTGGCGCTGTCCTTGGCCACCGCCGCACGCGGTTCGGACCTGCCAGGGGTGACCACCGCGCGCATGCTTGAAGAAATGATGGTCGGCTACGCGCAAGCCTTCAAAGACAAACCCGACGAAGCGCCGCCACGCCCCTCCCAAGTCAAGGCCGGTATGCGCAGCGCCGTGGAGCGCACCTGGAAAAACCTCGCCCGTGAACGCATCGAAAGTGCCCGGCCGACGATCCCGCTGGGCAAGCACTTCTGGTCATTGTCTCGGGCAGAGAAGGGCGCCTTGCAAACACTGTGCGCCTCCGATGACATCCACCAGTTGGTCACCTCACTCAAAGGCCGCCCCAAAGACGCCAAGGTTGAACTGCTGGACTCAGCCTATTGGGTCAAAGGTTGCAGCTCCCTGGGCTTGCTGCGCTATGCCGCGCTGCTGGGCGTTGGCGACAAGGAGGATCAGGAATATTGCCTGATCGACATCAAGGAAGCCGTCGGCGCCGCTGCACCGCGTGCGGCACGCGCGAAGATGCCCAGGGATAACGGGCGGCGCGTGGTGGAGGGCGCGCGTCAGCTTTCACCGAGCTTGGGCGAGCGCATGGTCGCGACGCGTTTTCTCGACCATGGTTTTTTCATTCGTGAATTGCTGCCCCAGGACATGAAGCTTGAGCTGGATGAACTCAGCGAAATCGATGCCATGCACGCCGCCGGTTACCTGGCCCGCGTGGTCGGCATCGCCCACGCCCGGCAGATGGACCGCGATACGCGCAAGCAGTGGATGGCGGTGTTGCAGGAGAACCGCTCGAAACAGTTGGATGCACCGTCGTGGTTATGGACCAGTGTGGTGCAATTGGTGGGCAGCCATGAGCAGGGGTATCTCAACCATTGTCGGCGGTATGCGTTGGAACATTGA
- a CDS encoding PaaI family thioesterase — protein sequence MHTPSLQDTTAPEGICYGCGGSNPHGLHIKSRWDADGVHVIAEHQPEAKYSGWPELVYGGLIAMLVDCHSNWTAMAYHYRAEQREPGSLPRIDCVTGNLGIKFIKPTPMGVTLSLRERVEGEVGRKSRVVCEVYAGDVLTAIGDSVFVRVDTRQLSDSAHGRVR from the coding sequence ATGCACACCCCTTCCCTGCAGGACACCACCGCCCCCGAAGGCATTTGCTACGGCTGCGGCGGCAGCAACCCGCATGGCCTGCATATCAAGAGCCGCTGGGATGCCGATGGCGTCCATGTCATCGCCGAGCATCAGCCCGAGGCCAAATACAGCGGCTGGCCCGAGCTGGTCTACGGCGGCCTGATCGCCATGCTGGTGGACTGCCACTCCAACTGGACCGCCATGGCCTACCACTATCGCGCCGAGCAGCGCGAACCCGGCAGCCTGCCGCGCATCGACTGCGTCACCGGCAACCTGGGCATCAAATTCATCAAACCCACGCCCATGGGCGTAACGCTGAGCCTGCGCGAGCGGGTGGAGGGCGAAGTGGGGCGTAAAAGCCGCGTGGTCTGCGAGGTGTACGCCGGAGACGTGCTCACCGCCATCGGCGACTCGGTGTTCGTGCGCGTCGACACCCGGCAACTGTCAGATTCCGCCCATGGCCGCGTGCGCTGA
- a CDS encoding DUF2846 domain-containing protein — MQADVANYSLPKAAVADKGLVYVVRPSNVGMMVRFNVFLDDKEADSEMGYNRGNQYIYFFVTPGQHVISSKAENWADMPINVKAGEVVYLKQEVEMGFAVARNSLKVLSDVEGRYLVKDASLGTVAKESK; from the coding sequence ATGCAGGCGGACGTGGCGAACTACTCGCTGCCCAAGGCTGCTGTCGCCGACAAAGGCCTGGTGTACGTGGTACGCCCAAGCAACGTGGGGATGATGGTGCGGTTCAACGTGTTCCTGGATGACAAGGAAGCCGACTCGGAGATGGGTTACAACCGCGGCAACCAGTACATTTATTTCTTCGTGACGCCGGGCCAGCACGTGATCAGCTCCAAAGCTGAAAACTGGGCCGACATGCCGATCAACGTCAAGGCCGGTGAGGTGGTTTACCTCAAGCAGGAAGTCGAAATGGGCTTCGCCGTGGCGCGCAACAGCCTCAAAGTGCTGAGCGATGTGGAAGGCCGTTATCTGGTCAAGGATGCGTCCTTGGGCACCGTGGCAAAAGAAAGCAAGTGA
- the yghX gene encoding YghX family hydrolase: protein MTRLTAKDFAPELLELYDGYAHGKLNRREFLDRAALFTFGGLTASALLAALSPNYALAEQVKFTDPDIIADYITYPSPKGNGTVRGYLVRPAKASGKLPAVVVVHENRGLNPYIEDVARRLAKAGFIALAPDGLTSVGGYPGNDEKGVELQQKVDPEKLMNDFFAAIEWLMHHDNSTGKVGITGFCYGGGVTNAAAVAYPELGAAVSFYGRQPEAKDVPRIKAPIMLHYGELDTRINEGWPAYEKALKAAGTTYEAFIYKGANHGFHNDSTPRYDEAAANLAWERTLGWFHKYLA from the coding sequence ATGACTCGTCTCACCGCGAAAGACTTTGCCCCCGAACTGCTGGAACTCTACGACGGCTACGCCCACGGCAAGCTCAACCGCCGCGAATTTCTAGACCGCGCAGCGCTGTTCACCTTCGGCGGCCTCACCGCCTCCGCGCTGCTGGCGGCCCTGAGCCCCAACTACGCGCTGGCCGAACAAGTCAAATTCACCGACCCCGACATCATCGCCGACTACATCACCTACCCCTCGCCCAAAGGCAACGGCACAGTGCGCGGCTACCTGGTGCGCCCGGCCAAAGCCAGCGGCAAACTGCCGGCCGTGGTGGTGGTCCACGAAAACCGTGGCCTGAACCCCTACATCGAAGACGTGGCAAGGCGCCTGGCCAAAGCCGGCTTCATCGCCCTGGCGCCGGACGGCCTGACCTCCGTGGGCGGCTACCCCGGCAACGATGAAAAAGGCGTGGAACTGCAACAGAAAGTCGACCCCGAAAAACTCATGAACGACTTCTTCGCCGCCATCGAATGGCTGATGCACCACGACAACAGCACCGGCAAAGTCGGGATTACCGGCTTCTGCTACGGCGGCGGCGTGACCAATGCGGCAGCGGTGGCCTACCCCGAATTGGGCGCGGCGGTGTCGTTCTACGGGCGTCAGCCGGAAGCCAAGGACGTGCCACGCATCAAGGCGCCGATCATGCTGCACTACGGCGAGTTGGATACGCGGATCAACGAAGGCTGGCCTGCTTATGAGAAGGCGTTGAAGGCGGCGGGTACGACGTATGAGGCGTTTATCTACAAGGGCGCCAACCATGGGTTTCATAATGATTCGACGCCGAGATATGACGAGGCGGCGGCGAATCTGGCGTGGGAAAGAACCCTCGGCTGGTTTCACAAATACCTGGCCTAG
- a CDS encoding GFA family protein codes for MQLEGSCHCGAVTFSLNSQHPYPYQRCYCSICRKTQGGGGYAINLAGDTQTLKVQGRRQISIYHASLKPEGASRAHASTAERHFCSQCGSALWLFSPQWPELIHPFASAIDTPLPVPPEHTHLMLGSKAPWVEVSVCKGDLQFDEYPEASIAHWHERLGLAR; via the coding sequence ATGCAACTCGAAGGATCCTGCCATTGCGGCGCCGTAACATTCAGCCTAAACAGCCAGCATCCCTATCCCTACCAACGTTGCTACTGCTCGATCTGCCGCAAGACCCAAGGCGGCGGCGGTTATGCGATCAACCTTGCCGGTGATACGCAAACCCTGAAGGTACAAGGTCGCAGGCAGATCTCGATCTACCACGCCAGCCTCAAGCCCGAGGGCGCCAGCCGCGCGCATGCGAGCACCGCCGAACGGCATTTCTGCTCGCAGTGCGGCAGCGCCTTGTGGCTGTTCAGCCCGCAGTGGCCTGAGCTGATTCACCCGTTTGCCTCAGCCATCGACACACCCTTGCCGGTGCCGCCGGAACACACGCACCTGATGCTCGGTTCCAAGGCGCCGTGGGTCGAGGTCAGCGTGTGCAAAGGTGACTTGCAGTTCGATGAATACCCCGAAGCGTCCATCGCCCACTGGCATGAACGCTTAGGGCTGGCGCGTTAA
- a CDS encoding DMT family transporter, whose translation MERTSRLNTLDSSTQGWINGFIGVVIFSGSLPATRLAVMEFNPVFLTMIRATLAAALGLCLLWLFREKRPARGQWAPLAIVAFGVVIGFPLLTALALQYVTSAHSIVFIGLLPLATAVFGVLRGGERPRPVFWLFSILGSLLVMGYAVAQGLSAAPAGDVLMLLAVLVCGLGYAEGAKLSRSLGGWQVICWALVVSLPVVAPLSLILAPATLTGISLPAWLSLGYVSLFSMLIGFVFWYRGLAQGGIAAVGQLQLLQPFFGLALAAGLLHEQVSLGMLLVTVAVIGCVAGAKRFAR comes from the coding sequence ATGGAACGCACCTCACGCCTCAACACCCTCGACAGCAGCACCCAAGGTTGGATCAACGGCTTTATCGGCGTGGTGATTTTCAGCGGCTCGCTGCCGGCCACACGTTTGGCGGTGATGGAATTCAACCCGGTGTTCCTGACCATGATCCGCGCCACCCTCGCCGCTGCGCTGGGGCTGTGCCTGCTGTGGCTGTTCCGGGAGAAACGCCCCGCGCGCGGCCAATGGGCGCCGCTGGCAATCGTCGCGTTCGGCGTGGTCATCGGCTTCCCATTGCTCACAGCGCTGGCGCTGCAATACGTGACGTCTGCCCACTCCATCGTGTTTATCGGCCTGCTGCCGCTGGCCACGGCGGTGTTTGGCGTGCTGCGTGGCGGCGAGCGGCCGCGCCCGGTGTTCTGGTTGTTTTCTATCCTCGGCAGCCTGCTGGTGATGGGCTATGCCGTTGCCCAAGGCTTGAGCGCCGCGCCCGCCGGTGACGTGCTGATGTTATTGGCGGTGCTGGTGTGCGGTTTGGGGTATGCCGAGGGCGCCAAGTTGTCGCGCAGCCTGGGCGGTTGGCAGGTGATCTGCTGGGCGCTGGTGGTGTCGTTGCCGGTGGTGGCGCCGTTGAGCCTGATCCTGGCGCCCGCGACCTTGACCGGCATCAGCCTGCCAGCGTGGCTGAGCCTGGGTTATGTGTCGTTGTTCAGCATGCTGATCGGTTTTGTGTTCTGGTACCGCGGCCTGGCCCAGGGTGGCATCGCCGCCGTCGGCCAGTTGCAACTGCTGCAGCCGTTCTTTGGCCTGGCGCTAGCGGCGGGCCTGCTGCATGAGCAGGTCAGCCTGGGCATGCTGCTGGTAACCGTTGCGGTGATCGGCTGCGTGGCAGGGGCAAAAAGGTTCGCACGCTAG
- a CDS encoding DUF6124 family protein, translated as MSHSLQPASPPSFTVHQDLSFEDALAQICDLLRCAAATAADTLQGLTGDQRHMAGATEHLIDMARTLADRALDCLQPKA; from the coding sequence CTGAGTCACTCCCTGCAACCCGCCTCACCACCGTCCTTTACCGTGCACCAAGACCTCAGCTTCGAAGACGCCCTCGCCCAAATCTGCGACCTGCTGCGCTGTGCTGCAGCCACCGCCGCCGACACCCTCCAAGGCCTGACCGGCGATCAACGCCACATGGCCGGTGCCACCGAACACCTGATCGACATGGCCCGCACACTGGCCGACCGCGCACTGGATTGCCTGCAACCCAAGGCATAA